GTTCTGAACGTAAGAAAAACCAAGCGACACTGAGGAAGTACAATAAGAATCCGACGATTAAATAAATTGCAATTGATTTAATTCGGATATCCTCATCCTTCTTGCCTTTTACTCCAAATAGGGAGATTACCAGAAATAGTAATGCGGCAAGTTTCGGTCTTAAAATTCCATTAAATAGTCCTGTTTTAGATATATTAAGGATAATTCGATCCGTAATTTCTGCCGTCCATCCCCATTGCTTAAAAGCTAAATAACAGCACAAATAAAAATGTATGCTGATTATGAAAATACTGATAAGCCTCGTAAAATCTATAATTTTTCTTAAGCTTTGAATGTCTTCTCCTGTATTCATAAATTTATGATTATCTAGTTAATCCCCTTTTTCTTTTCTTCCTTTTATTTGGCATTGGGTTATAATCTATCTCCGGCTTACCGAAAATGTCACCAATAGATATTGTAGTTGTTTGTATTGGAAATAGACGAGCTTTAAATTGCTGGTCTGTATTGCTTTTTAAATAACCATTCTGCCCATTTAGAGGCACTAAATAAGTCTTAATGGTATCATTAGTACTTATCCGTTGTGAAAGGTTATTAGCGCTGTAGAGCTTACCTAAGTCGCTTCCATTGAAAACAGTCTTATTAATGTGATCAACAAATGTTGTCCCGTAGATCCGACCTTGCTCGTTCGTTCGTAATATAAGGTTGACACCAACTTTCTTCAATTCTGTGATAAGGGTATTCTTAGTTATGCTCTGATAAGATTCGAGAACTTTGTTAATCCGTTTTAATAGATCATGTTTTAAAGGCTTTCGCAATTCTGAATTTTTCTCGTACCTCTTCTCCAGATTTTGTAATGTAGGTTTACTATAAAAAGAACTTGATTTAATTGGTACACCTATCTTTTTCCCGTGTTCATCAATGATTGAATAGATCAAACCTTTCTTTTTATACATTTCAGTTTCTTCCGCCCCTCTATCTGCAAGAACATTAAACTGCTTTAACACAGCATTCAATTCTGCAAGTGAGGTATATTTATATGAGCCAATTACTGTACTGAGAACATTATTAATAGACTTCTTTGTAGGTAAACGACCATAGGTAATGATACTTTGGTCAATTGGTTTAATACCTGGCTCAGGGCTGAACCTTTTATTCTCTGCAATAACTAAGTTGAAATCTTTTTCAATTTTCTTTCTAGCTGGCTCCGAAACCAACCTACCTATATTATGGGTTTTAATGGGCTTACCGTTGCGTTGAATACTTGTTGTAGCTATATGTATGTGCTGATGTGCCGCATCATTATGTCTATACACCAAAAAAGGTTGGTCACCAAACCCGATTGACTCCATATAAGCAATTGCAATGTCCTGCATCTTGGTATCATCGATATTTTCGCTTGAATGAAAATTAAGGGAGATATGCAGTGCATTGGTTTTAATACTGGGTTTAAGCGTAGTTAAATGCTCAAATCTTTTCAATTTATGCTCAAAATCCATGTTTTCAATTTCTCCGGCAAAACCACTCGCCAATATTAATTTAGCAACGCCCTCTATCACTTTATTCTCATTATAATGGAGAATTCCACCTATGCTTTTTCCAATTTTTATTTTTGCAACCATTTTTCAGCTAGTTTAGAAATTAGGAAAATGAGTCTTTCAATCTTAGGCTCGATTGTTTTGTAGGTTTCTGCCGTTTTAATCGAATAAAATTTTCGCTCCATTGGGTTTTGGCTAATATGAAAACTATGGGTTTGTTGATTAATATTTACACCTATACTTTTAATCTCTTTTCGGATTAGAGCCATTTCTTCCATTGGGGCATTCATAGAAATGTCCTTATGCAAAATTTTTATAGGACGATTAGAAATGATTTTTCTAACCACATCACCAATGGACTTACTGTCACTCTCTATCCACAAATCTGCAAGCTTCTTATATTGACTTTCTGTTAATCTGATAATAATAGGATGGCTTAAAATCTTCTCCTGATCTCTTGATTTTCTCCTTGACATAAATACACTTATTTTGACTTCAGGATCACGAGTTCCGAGTGATCCCCTGTCCTTAAGGACAGCAAAGAGATTTTCGTATACGAAAATACATCTTTGCTAAGCACACGAGTGCTTCAAGATACCTACTCCGATAGCTCGGTGAACTTCGGTCCGTTTTATTAATTCTTTCTGATTGTCTTAGTAAATACTTCTAAAAGCACTTACAGTTAATCGTCAAATTCCAATTGATTTCTGACTTCAATTGCAGGGATAGATGATCGTAAAAATTGTCTGAACCGCTGGCAGGGTTCTTTAATAATCCGCTTAATTTTTGGTTGAAATGTGCCTAGAAAATCACTGGCTTTATTAGAGGTCTTTTTATGGATTGTTTTCATTGGATTATCAATTATTCAAATCCAAAGTAAACCGTAAATCAAATTGCAATTGACAACCAATTAGTGAGTACCTAGAAATAATTAGACTATAAATGGAATTGAGAAAGTTGATCACACCATCAGCAGAACCACGTTTTGACTTTCCCATCAATTCTAGCTCCAGAATAATTTAATAATCTTCTTTTTTTAATATTCACTCATCCTCTGTCGACTTTTCATAGATCTAATACAATTCTTAAATAAAGTACTATTTAACACTTATTCATGCTTAATAGCGTTGTAAAGAAGTGTAATTACATTTATTTTTGGTACATAAAAAACTATTTATAAGACTTAAAATTCAATAAAATGACAAACATTCAAAACAGTAAGATTATTAACCTAAATTCAGAAAGCTTTTTTCAATGCCATTTATCACAATTTGAATGGTCGGAATTAAATCAAAACAAATCTTTCATCAAACCACTTGTGTTTAAAGATCTTGATAATTGACAATTTACACAGGTACTTAGAAGTAAACTTTTTTTGAAAATAGACGTATATGGATAGTGATTACTCTTTTTTAAATGCTGGAGGAAATGTGGGTAGTTTACTTAGAATTTTACAATCCAAAATAGCAATATTAAATTCCCCGGAAATTTGTACACCGACACTTAAGACTTCATTAGGAATTTGCTTGAACTCTGGCTTTCCAATCGCGATTTGCTGGGGCAAGGACTTCACTTTCTTTTATAATGATCAATATTCGTTGATTTTAGGCGAGAAGCATCCCAAGGCACTTGGTAGCCCTACAGAAATTGTCTATGCAGAAATTTGGGATACCCTGGAACCGCAGCTAACATCGGTAATAAGTAGTGGTATCACTATAAAATTACCTGATGCACCTTTTCTGCTATACCGCAATAGTTATTTGGAAGAATGTTATTTTGATTATACCCTATCCCCAATTTACAATGCTGAAGGGAAAATAGAAGGCATTTTTAATGTAGTTATAGAAACTACAAACAAAGTTATTGGACAAAGACGAAGTCAATTAATGAATAAGCTAATAAAAATTGAAAACACCGCTCAAACTCTTGAAAAGTGTATCAATAATTGTAAAATGGTATTAAACGAGGAGCAGCAAGAAATTCCATTTTACTTAATTTACCTAAAACGGAAAGACAAAATATATGCACTTGCTGCCTCTGGGGGAATTGATCAACCAATAGATCATCACAAATGGCCAGTAGAAGATTTACTAAAATCTGGAAATACAGTATTTCTCGACTCCATTGCCGACTATTTAGCAGAGCCGATTATAACTTTTTATCCTGAACCCTGCTGTGAGGCCGCAATCATACCACTAAAAAATCAAAATGCACCAATTTCGGGTTATATGATAGTTGGATTATCACCGAGAAAAAAAAATGACACCGACTACAAACAATTTATTGAAAATGTTGGTAGTGTGATAGGAAATTGTTTATCAAGTGCGTTTTCTTTCGACGAATTTCTTTCTTTAGAAATAGAAAAGGAAAATCTTTTGAGGATTGTAAGCCATGAGCTTAAGGCCCCAATAACAAGTATTAAAGGATATGCTCAACTGGTAATGAGAGTTTCAGAAAAAAAATGGGATGATGATAGTTTTAAACTGTTGATTAAAATGACTTCACAAATCAATAAACTTAACCTTATCATTACGGATATGCTCGATGGAACGAATTTTAACAGCGGTAGAATTCACGTGACTGTTACAGAATTTGGTTTCGATAACCTTGTAAAGAAGATCGTAAATGAAATATATACTTCTAATAGTAAGCATAATATCCAAATAGAACTTGGGTGCATAAACTTGTACAATGGGGATAAGACAAGAATTGGTCAGGTAATTTCAAATTTACTTTCAAACGCCATTAAATATTCACCAAATGGCGGAAACATATTAATTCGTACAAGTGAAGATAACGAAAAAATTAGCTTTAGCATATCAGACCAAGGTATTGGAATCAGAAAAGCTGAACAGCAAAAAATATTCGAACGCTTCTACAGGTCAATTGAAATCACACGATATCCTTATCCAGGTATGGGTTTAGGCCTGTTTATTTCTAATGAGATCATCAAACTTATGGGTGGAAAACTCTGGTGTGAATCTGAAGAAGGGAAAGGTACTATTTTCTATTTCACATTACCTCTTGACTACAAATCAACCAATTAAATCAATGAAAAGCCCCTATTCTCCTTATGGAAAAAGTGGGGCTTTAAAAAAATTTAATAAAATCGGGAGAAGTTTAGTTTTTACTTTTAGTTAGTTGTTCGCGAACTTAAAATCCAACCAGAGTTGTTTTAATTGAATGACATCTTTAATACTTCAGTTACGCGGACAGATATTAAATACCTGAAAAACACCTCACAGGTTCACTGGAAACAAACAACACAAAATACTCGAGTGACATTAAATTATAATTTTGAGGTTAAAAGAAAAAAGTCAGCCCAGTTCTACGTTTAGGATAAATTAAAAAAGCACAAAAACTACACATTTTAAATAAAGAAATAGATAAATAATCCATAAAAAAACTAGGCTGTTTTAACACCGAAAAGATAGCCAACAGCAGCAGTCATTAACATCGCTGCTGTTCCCCAGAAACAAATCCGGATAACAGCTTTACTCACTGAAGATCCGCCTGCTTTCGCTGCAACAATTGCAGAAAAAGCTAAAAATACGATCGAAAAACTATATTGATAAATGACCATCAGGTGAAGTGGTGCAAAAATAGACACTAGCATCGGGAGCATTCCGCCCGTAATAAATGAACCTGCTGAAGCTAAAGCAGCTTGCATTGGCTTTGCCTGGGTAATCTCATTGATGCCGAGTTCATCCCTCGCATGTGCGCCTAAAGCATCATGCGCAGTGAGCTGTGTAGCAACCTGCAAGGCCAGACTTTCTTCCAGACCTCTCTGTTGGTAAAGTTTGGCTAATTCCTTCAGTTCAATTTCTGGCATCTTTTCCAATTCCATTTTCTCCCTCTTCAAATCGGCAGTTTCGATATCCGATTGTGAACTCACAGAAACGTATTCTCCGGCAGCCATAGACAATGCTCCGGCAACCAGTCCTGCCAAGGCAGCCAATACAATTGGTCCTCGTGTAGTACTCGCTGCGGCAATGCCAATGGCCAGACTGGTTGTAGAAAGAATACCGTCATTTGCGCCTAAAACGGCTGCTCTTAACCAACCGCTTCTATTGGTGTAATGTTCTTCAAGTTCCATATTATGTTTTTCCTCCGTTAATCATGTCTGATACTATCCCTTTGCTTTCTTTCCGTTCTGCCAGAAGTACACCAACGATATGTACCAAGATAAAGATCAGGATTAAATACATACAAAAACCATGAAATCCTTTAATGCTGTGACTTACAGTTTTACTGATGCCTAATTCCTGATCGAATGTCATAGCTAAGCCTGTTATAACCATGATGGCAAGTAATGAATAGAAAATAAGGTATAAGCATTTAACCGTAAACTCGTGTAAGGCTACATGAGATTCCTTACTTTGTTTACGATAAGCCTGGTAAGCACTTTTTAAGTTACCGAAAAAGCCTTGCCCTGTAGACGAAGAAAATGCAGAGAGTAGCCGGAACAAGAATAATGCTGCAAGTGTATAACCAAAGTAAATATGAATACTCCAAATCTGATCTTCCATACCATTTGCTATATCTTTGGCTTGTTGAGCGGTTATTGAGGTACCAGATTGCTGTAGTATAAATTTGGTATTACTTTTTACATCGAATAAAGTTGAGTTTAACAGCACTGTGAGTAGTGATCCGGTAATGACCAGCAGATTTAGCCAATGCCACAGCCTGATAGATCTGCTGTGCTTTTTCAATTTAGCAGGATGATCAATGTCGTTCCTCAATGGTTCAATGATAGCCATGTTGATTGCGTTTTAATGCATCTGGATTTTATGTTCCAGATGCTTTGTGTTTTTATTTTACTTTTAAATTTAAAGTAATGATGTTGGAAACCAGTCCTGTAGATCTGCTATAATGCCCGTATCTCAGTTCCAGCATATTCAGATGTCGCCAGCCAAATACACCGTGCGGAGGTGCAAGCCGGATTCCCGCCCCATAAAAATCACTGTTCAGGGTTGACAGGTCATAATCACTGGTAAAATAGGTAGCAGAAGGATCATGTTGCCCATAGGGTGCAAAATATCGGGTTCCTGTTTGCTTGTTATAGCGGTAAAATGGACTTAAGGAGACAAATGAGGTGAGTTTCACCGGAACTTCTATTTCTGCGGTATGTGCTCTGATGCCCCAGTTATCCATAAAGTAACGGTAATAAGTCCGTATAATCACCTGGTCAGTGGCAAAGTAGTTTAACCTTGCGGCAATAGGTAATTTATATCTTTTATCAGGCAGCGTTTCTGCTCTTACAGAACCATCTGTAAAATAATCACGTTGGTATTTGGTGGCTAGTAAACCCTTTTGATAAGCAGGTTCAATAATAATCAGTGCCTGAAGTTTTGGATTGATAACCTGTGAAATAGAAAAAGAAGTGCTGAATGAATTTCTTGGGCTAGAGCCTTCACTTCTAGATTCGCGACCGTTGCCGCTTGTTGCGGGCCGCAGTTCAATAGGCAAAATGACTTTCCATGTATCTAAAAATGCCTGTAGTTTAAAATCAAACTGAGTGTTTTTATCTTTCGATAAGCGGGTCAGGTTAAATCCGGCACCTAGTGACTGATAATCATATTCTTTGGAGAAAGAACCTGTAAAACCAAAAGCATTTCCGGTTTTTTCATTGCTTTTCGTCCAGTTTAAAGACGGATAAATACGAGTATCAGCCATCGATGCTGAAGAAATCGTACTTGGATCAATCTTATCAGAAGAAGCAGAAGTATAATGATCTACACCCAGTTCAAACAAAAAGGTGTTTTTCTTGCCTGCTTTATTGAAATTGGACATTTGCAGATCGATTGTATTAGCAAAATCTGTTAGTTTTTCAGTTCCAATACCACCTGTAACGGCTGAATTGTTGCCGTTTTGATGATAGTAGGCCGATACCAGGTTGATTTCGTCCAGTTTAAGTTTCCTGCTTTGATAATTACTGCTGTCGGCAGGGGCAGGTTTGCTTTTAATTTGTCCATGGGCACCTAAAACACCGAGGAACAGCAGCAGTACATGCAGATAGATCTTTCTCATGATTTTTATTTAATTACAACCACAACCACCACCGCTTTTGCCACCATTGGCACCAGAACCGCCTTCACGGTATAACTGGAAACTCTGTTCAAACTTTTGCGCCGTTCGGGAGGATAAAGCCATTTCAGAATCATTGAGCTTATTTTTCTGATACGGTTTTACTGTTGCACATGCGCTCAGCAGGCTCATTGCAAAAATGCCCGAGCCGAGTAATACTGCTATTGGAATGGACTTTTTCATATCATTGTTTTACATTAATGTTCTTTGAAGTATACAACTGATCCTGATCATCTATAATGATACAGGCCACATGTTTTAACTGATTGATCAAATCAAGGCCTATTTGCACACCCATTACAATCACAGGTGTAGCGAGTGCATCGGCTAGTTCGGCGCTTGGACAAATGATGCTTACACTTTTAATTCCACTAACCGGTAAACCCGTTTTGGGGTCAATCGTATGGGAGTATCTGCGACCGTTTATAGTAGCATACTTTTCATAATCTCCAGATGTTGCAATAGCCATATTGCTAATGTTTAGCGCAGAAAAAGGGCGGCTGCTTTGATCAGGATCGGCAATGCCTATCGTCCAGGGCTTACCAGTTGATTGGCTGCCCCAAGTAATCAGGTCACCTGCTGCGTTTACTATTCCATGTTCGATTCCTATACGCTGCAATATTTGTTTGGCCCTGTCGGCTGCATATCCTTTTCCTATGCCACCAAATCCGATCCGCATGCCTTGTTGTTTAAGCATGACCGTAGAATTTTCAGGATCTATAATTACATGTTGGTAGTTGATCAGACCGACTGATTGACGTGCTGTTTCAAAATCTGGCAGTGAGGTCATATTGACATCAAAGTTCCAAAGGCTTTTATCGATAGAACCATAGCTAATGTCGAAGGCACCCTGGGTAATGTCTGATATTTTTACTGCACGCTGAATGAGCTCAATCACTTCAGGATCAACTTTAACTGGCTTTATACCTGCATATTGATTGATGAGGCTGGTTTGACTGGTCTCTTTGAATGTACTTAGTAATTCTTCAATCCTGCTAACCTCTGCTATAGCTGCATCAACAGCTTTTTCGCCAGCAGTTCCATGATCCGCAATTACCGTAAACTCAAAACGGTTACCCATGAGTTTTAATACCCTATTGTAAGTTGCGTCCGCCATCTAATAATTTATTTAACAGATTCAATGCTTGTGATTTCCTGAATAAATTTTTCAGGAGTTTCATTAGGATAGCCGTCCCATGATTTTAAAACTTCCCCATTTTCATCTACGAGCAGGGTGTAAGGGAATTTACCATCAGGGTTATATTTTTCTGCCAATGCTTCATTGAGTTTAATCTGTTCGGCAGACAACTGGTTTTTCTTTTGACGTGGGAAATCTGCACGTACTAATACTAAATGAGCTTTAGCATAAGTTTCA
The sequence above is drawn from the Pedobacter cryoconitis genome and encodes:
- a CDS encoding relaxase/mobilization nuclease domain-containing protein produces the protein MVAKIKIGKSIGGILHYNENKVIEGVAKLILASGFAGEIENMDFEHKLKRFEHLTTLKPSIKTNALHISLNFHSSENIDDTKMQDIAIAYMESIGFGDQPFLVYRHNDAAHQHIHIATTSIQRNGKPIKTHNIGRLVSEPARKKIEKDFNLVIAENKRFSPEPGIKPIDQSIITYGRLPTKKSINNVLSTVIGSYKYTSLAELNAVLKQFNVLADRGAEETEMYKKKGLIYSIIDEHGKKIGVPIKSSSFYSKPTLQNLEKRYEKNSELRKPLKHDLLKRINKVLESYQSITKNTLITELKKVGVNLILRTNEQGRIYGTTFVDHINKTVFNGSDLGKLYSANNLSQRISTNDTIKTYLVPLNGQNGYLKSNTDQQFKARLFPIQTTTISIGDIFGKPEIDYNPMPNKRKKRKRGLTR
- a CDS encoding mobilization protein, yielding MSRRKSRDQEKILSHPIIIRLTESQYKKLADLWIESDSKSIGDVVRKIISNRPIKILHKDISMNAPMEEMALIRKEIKSIGVNINQQTHSFHISQNPMERKFYSIKTAETYKTIEPKIERLIFLISKLAEKWLQK
- a CDS encoding PAS domain-containing sensor histidine kinase, which translates into the protein MDSDYSFLNAGGNVGSLLRILQSKIAILNSPEICTPTLKTSLGICLNSGFPIAICWGKDFTFFYNDQYSLILGEKHPKALGSPTEIVYAEIWDTLEPQLTSVISSGITIKLPDAPFLLYRNSYLEECYFDYTLSPIYNAEGKIEGIFNVVIETTNKVIGQRRSQLMNKLIKIENTAQTLEKCINNCKMVLNEEQQEIPFYLIYLKRKDKIYALAASGGIDQPIDHHKWPVEDLLKSGNTVFLDSIADYLAEPIITFYPEPCCEAAIIPLKNQNAPISGYMIVGLSPRKKNDTDYKQFIENVGSVIGNCLSSAFSFDEFLSLEIEKENLLRIVSHELKAPITSIKGYAQLVMRVSEKKWDDDSFKLLIKMTSQINKLNLIITDMLDGTNFNSGRIHVTVTEFGFDNLVKKIVNEIYTSNSKHNIQIELGCINLYNGDKTRIGQVISNLLSNAIKYSPNGGNILIRTSEDNEKISFSISDQGIGIRKAEQQKIFERFYRSIEITRYPYPGMGLGLFISNEIIKLMGGKLWCESEEGKGTIFYFTLPLDYKSTN
- a CDS encoding VIT family protein — translated: MELEEHYTNRSGWLRAAVLGANDGILSTTSLAIGIAAASTTRGPIVLAALAGLVAGALSMAAGEYVSVSSQSDIETADLKREKMELEKMPEIELKELAKLYQQRGLEESLALQVATQLTAHDALGAHARDELGINEITQAKPMQAALASAGSFITGGMLPMLVSIFAPLHLMVIYQYSFSIVFLAFSAIVAAKAGGSSVSKAVIRICFWGTAAMLMTAAVGYLFGVKTA
- a CDS encoding cytochrome b/b6 domain-containing protein encodes the protein MAIIEPLRNDIDHPAKLKKHSRSIRLWHWLNLLVITGSLLTVLLNSTLFDVKSNTKFILQQSGTSITAQQAKDIANGMEDQIWSIHIYFGYTLAALFLFRLLSAFSSSTGQGFFGNLKSAYQAYRKQSKESHVALHEFTVKCLYLIFYSLLAIMVITGLAMTFDQELGISKTVSHSIKGFHGFCMYLILIFILVHIVGVLLAERKESKGIVSDMINGGKT
- a CDS encoding DUF3570 domain-containing protein; its protein translation is MRKIYLHVLLLFLGVLGAHGQIKSKPAPADSSNYQSRKLKLDEINLVSAYYHQNGNNSAVTGGIGTEKLTDFANTIDLQMSNFNKAGKKNTFLFELGVDHYTSASSDKIDPSTISSASMADTRIYPSLNWTKSNEKTGNAFGFTGSFSKEYDYQSLGAGFNLTRLSKDKNTQFDFKLQAFLDTWKVILPIELRPATSGNGRESRSEGSSPRNSFSTSFSISQVINPKLQALIIIEPAYQKGLLATKYQRDYFTDGSVRAETLPDKRYKLPIAARLNYFATDQVIIRTYYRYFMDNWGIRAHTAEIEVPVKLTSFVSLSPFYRYNKQTGTRYFAPYGQHDPSATYFTSDYDLSTLNSDFYGAGIRLAPPHGVFGWRHLNMLELRYGHYSRSTGLVSNIITLNLKVK
- a CDS encoding DUF4266 domain-containing protein; its protein translation is MKKSIPIAVLLGSGIFAMSLLSACATVKPYQKNKLNDSEMALSSRTAQKFEQSFQLYREGGSGANGGKSGGGCGCN
- a CDS encoding FAD:protein FMN transferase gives rise to the protein MADATYNRVLKLMGNRFEFTVIADHGTAGEKAVDAAIAEVSRIEELLSTFKETSQTSLINQYAGIKPVKVDPEVIELIQRAVKISDITQGAFDISYGSIDKSLWNFDVNMTSLPDFETARQSVGLINYQHVIIDPENSTVMLKQQGMRIGFGGIGKGYAADRAKQILQRIGIEHGIVNAAGDLITWGSQSTGKPWTIGIADPDQSSRPFSALNISNMAIATSGDYEKYATINGRRYSHTIDPKTGLPVSGIKSVSIICPSAELADALATPVIVMGVQIGLDLINQLKHVACIIIDDQDQLYTSKNINVKQ
- a CDS encoding thioredoxin family protein, whose protein sequence is MKLLLITFLSILAGSLSWMSNFTQAQQQAKSTHQQILVNFSGSDWCGPCIRLRKEILESEVFETYAKAHLVLVRADFPRQKKNQLSAEQIKLNEALAEKYNPDGKFPYTLLVDENGEVLKSWDGYPNETPEKFIQEITSIESVK